In the Cyanobacteria bacterium GSL.Bin1 genome, TTGGTGTCGCAGAATTTTTGATTGAACCGTTAACAAGAGACATTATTTTCTCGGTTAATGAGCAAGCAACAAAATTCGCAAAACCGATTATTGGCGTTGATCAAGCACTCATTTATCCAGAATTAGAGGGAATTTATCAGCTACAAGAAGATTCATTTGTTAGCGTAGGTTACGACTATGTGTTTAGTGAGTTCAAGGTTCGCTACGAACGATTGTTCTAGTTGACATCCTTCCCCAAGTAAAAGCGAGGGACCTTTAAACCTTAGGATTTGCTGGTTTGGTTTCTGGACACTTTAAATTAAAAAGTCCTCTAAGGTTGGGATTGATGCAACTGCATTCGTACGAATCATGATTGACAAGGAATAATGGAGACTCGATAATTTAATCGTATCTCAGCAGCGTGATGGCCATTAACCGTGCAGAAATTACTTCAAGTTGCAGAAATAATTCAAACCCTGAACCGTTGGGTTGGGAAACTCGCTTACTGGCTAGTAGTAGTGATGGTAGCCGTGGGCGGATGGAATGTGCTCGGACGTTATGTGGGAAAATGGATCGGTCAACCGCTGACTTCCAATGCCCTGATTGAAATTCAATGGTACTTATTTGATTTGGTTTTTCTCTTAGGCGCTGCTTATACCCTACAGAAAAATGGCCATGTCCGAGTAGATATTATTTATAAAAATTTTGGCCGCAAAGGACGCGCGGCTGCAAATTTAA is a window encoding:
- a CDS encoding TRAP transporter small permease subunit yields the protein MQKLLQVAEIIQTLNRWVGKLAYWLVVVMVAVGGWNVLGRYVGKWIGQPLTSNALIEIQWYLFDLVFLLGAAYTLQKNGHVRVDIIYKNFGRKGRAAANLIGTLLFLIPFCLMVIYFSWGTIVNSWQILEMSPDPGGLPRYPIKSMIIVSFGLLLLQGFADTISNLAIIMNLKQPQENNE